In Ailuropoda melanoleuca isolate Jingjing chromosome 4, ASM200744v2, whole genome shotgun sequence, the following proteins share a genomic window:
- the C2CD4C gene encoding C2 calcium-dependent domain-containing protein 4C, translated as MVNDKFSCAPYSHSLILRRESGKRLSREPAHSKCGSGPRPGGLRQGPGASGGPRLRGSAGTSARGGHQQGAPICFPPARPQQPPGSGRGATPCGLGAGRGGGGGRLRGRTRKEYGGAAAGLGGFPPPPVNESLLRCRRRPCWSCGRVPRAGPEPSRQDPGVPSGQPPASGHHRGADSAVLLLTSFLPAPMRKTNLWFLERLRGSGENVTAGSEAGDKASKGPLYSNVLTPDKIPDFFIPPKLPAGPTDPEGQAELGPASSEQNLASGTPRRAPRSPRLPAKLAAESRNLLKAATRHVIQIESAEDWPGEEAAATNADPQAQGAMSLPSVPKAQTSYGFATLAESPHTRRKESLFHSEHGALAQVGSPGAGRRRGGAKANGGDGVPREAGGALMSPSRYFSGGESDTGSSAESSPFGSPLLSRSVSLLKGFAQDSQAKVSQLKHSAGRHGSLSAEDGAPDTSPGARRRGTRGATPEPGPEGGQAPRAEHAVRMGLRGSVRLLAEYEATQARLRVRLLAAEGLYDRRCDARSIHCCVGLCLVPGKLQKQRSTIVKNSRHPVFNEDFFFDGLGPASVRKLALRIKVVNKGSSLKRDTLLGEKELPLTSLLPFL; from the exons ATGGTAAATGATAAATTTAGTTGCGCCCCTTATTCCCATTCTTTGATTCTTCGCCGGGAGTCGGGAAAGCGGCTCTCCAGAGAACCGGCCCACAGCAAGTGTGGGTCTGGGCCCCGCCCAGGTGGACTgaggcaggggccaggggctTCCGGGGGACCCCGACTTCGCGGGTCCGCAGGCACAAGCGCTCGGGGTGGCCATCAACAGGGCGCCCCCATCTGCTTCCCACCCGCCCGTCCCCAGCAGCCGCCGGGGTCCGGCCGAGGGGCAACCCCTTGCGGCCTGGGGGCGGGgcgaggcgggggcgggggccgcCTGCGCGGCCGTACTAGGAAGGAATACGGCGGCGCGGCGGCCGGGCTGGGCGGTTTCCCGCCGCCGCCGGTGAATGAGTCCCTGCTgcgctgccgccgccgcccgTGCTGGAGCTGCGGCCGCGTCCCCCGCGCGGGCCCCGAACCTTCGCGCCAAGACCCCGGCGTGCCCTCGGGACAGCCTCCCGCCTCCGGCCACCACCGCGGGGCAG ACTCTGCAGTGCTCCTCCTgacctccttcctgcctgcccccatGAGGAAAACCAACCTGTGGTTCTTGGAGCGTCTTCGGGGGTCTGGGGAAAACGTCACTGCTGGGAGCGAGGCCGGGGACAAGGCTTCCAAGGGGCCCCTATACAGCAATGTGCTCACACCCGACAAGATCCCCGACTTCTTCATACCCCCCAAGCTGCCCGCCGGCCCCACAGATCCAGAGGGGCAGGCTGAGCTGGGCCCAGCCTCGTCGGAGCAGAACCTGGCCTCGGGGACACCCCGCCGAGCCCCCCGGAGCCCCCGGCTGCCTGCCAAGTTGGCAGCCGAGAGCAGGAACCTGCTGAAGGCAGCCACCCGGCACGTGATCCAGATTGAGAGTGCGGAGGACTGGCCGGGGGAGGAGGCCGCCGCCACCAACGCCGACCCCCAGGCCCAGGGGGCCATGTCCCTGCCCTCTGTGCCCAAGGCGCAGACGTCCTATGGCTTCGCCACGCTGGCAGAGAGCCCCCACACACGGCGTAAGGAGTCCCTCTTCCACAGCGAGCATGGAGCCCTGGCACAGGTGGGCTCCCCAGGTGCCGGTCGCCGTCGGGGGGGCGCCAAGGCCAATGGGGGCGATGGGGTGCccagggaggctggtggggcCCTCATGAGCCCCAGCCGCTACTTCAGTGGTGGGGAGAGTGACACAGGGTCCTCCGCGGAGTCTTCCCCTTTCGGGTCCCCTCTGCTCTCGCGCTCCGTGTCGCTGCTGAAAGGGTTCGCCCAGGACAGCCAGGCCAAAGTGAGCCAGCTCAAGCACTCGGCGGGCCGCCACGGCTCCCTGTCTGCTGAGGACGGCGCACCCGACACCAGCCCCGGGGCGCGGCGTCGCGGGACCCGCGGCGCCACCCCAGAGCCGGGCCCTGAGGGCGGCCAGGCGCCCCGCGCGGAGCACGCCGTCCGGATGGGCCTGCGGGGCAGCGTGCGGCTGCTGGCGGAGTATGAGGCCACGCAGGCCCGCCTGCGGGTGCGCCTGCTGGCTGCCGAGGGCCTCTACGACCGCCGGTGCGACGCCCGCAGCATCCACTGCTGTGTGGGCCTCTGCCTGGTCCCCGGGAAGCTGCAAAAACAGCGCAGCACCATCGTCAAGAACAGCCGCCACCCTGTCTTCAACGAGGACTTCTTTTTCGATGGCCTGGGGCCGGCTAGTGTCCGGAAGCTGGCCCTCAGGATCAAGGTGGTCAACAAGGGCAGCAGCCTCAAGCGGGACACGCTGCTCGGGGAGAAGGAGCTGCCCCTGACCTCCCTGCTCCCTTTCTTGTAa